TCCCCATCCTCTACACCCCCACCGTGGGGGAGGCGGTGCGGGAGTTTTCCCACATCTACCGCTATCCCCGGGGCTTCACCGCGAGCACGAAGAACATAGACCGCATTGACGAGGCCCTCCAGAACGTGCCCCTGGAAGAGGTGCGCCTCATCGTGGCCACCGACTCCTCGGCCATCCTGGGCCTCGGGGACCAGGGGTACGGAGGGATGGCCATCAGCATCGGCAAGCTCACCCTCTACACGGCCGTGGGGGGGGTGGGCCCCGACAAGACCCTGCCCGTGGAGCTGGACGTGGGCACCGACCGGGAAGACCTCCTCCAGGACCCCCTTTACCTGGGGGTGCGGCACAAGCGCCTGAGGGGCGAGGCATACTTCCAGTTCCTGGACCGCTTCGTGGAGGCGGTGCGTAGGCGCTACCCTAAGGCCCTCCTCCAGTGGGAGGACTTCAGCAAGGAAACGGCCTTCCAGGTCTTGGAGCGCTACCGCAAGGTCCTTCCCTCCTTCAACGACGACATCCAGGGCACGGGGGCCGTGGCCCTCGCCGGGGTCCTCTCCGCCTGCCGCCTCAAGGGGGAGCGCCTCCGGGACCAGGTGGTGGTGGTCTACGGGGCGGGGGCCGGAGGGATCGGGGTGGCCTGGGCCCTGGTGGAGGGGATGCGCCGGGAGGGGCTTTCCGAGGAGGAGGCCAGGGCCCGCGTGCTGGTGTTGGACTCCCGGGGGCTTCTCGTGGAGGGGCGGGGCATGGAGGCCTACAAGAGGCCCTTCGCCCAGAGGGAGGAGCGCCTTTCGGGCTGGCGCTTCGCCGGGGAGTACCCGGGCCTTTTGGAGACCATCCGGAACGCCCGGGCTACGGTCCTCCTGGGGCTTTCCGGCCAAGGGGGGAGCTTCACCGAGCCCGTGGTGCGGGCCATGCTGGAGAACACCCCCCGCCCCGTCATCTTCCCCCTCTCCAACCCCACCTCGGCCACGGAGGCCCTCCCGGACGACCTCGTCTACTGGACGGAAGGGAGGGCCCTGGTGGCGGCGGGAAGCCCCTTCCCCCCGGTGGGCTTCAAGGGGAGGACCATCCCCGTGGGCCAGGGGAACAATGCCTTCGTCTTTCCCGGCCTCGGCCTCGGAGCCGTCCTCGCCCGGGCCCGGGAGGTGACGGACGGGATGGTCCTCGAGGCCGCCTACGCCCTCTACGACCTCACCCGGGAGCGCTTTCCGGAACTCCTCTATCCCCCGGTGGCCCACCTCCGGGAGGTTTCCCCCTATGTGGCGGCCCGCGTGATGCGGAAGGCCCTGGAGGAAGGGGTGGCGGAGGAGGAGCGGATCCAGGGGTTAGACCTAGAGGGGCTTTTGGCCTTCGTGCAGAGCCGCTTCTGGGAGCCCAAGTACCTCCCCTACCGCCCAGCCCCGGTAAGCTAGGGGCGTGTGGCGGCTTCTCGCCCTAAGGCCTTCCTGGCCTTCCCCTGAGGCGGAGGGGCCCGCGCCCTCGGACCCCGAAGGGTTCAGGCCCCTGGAGGCGCCCTGGGAGGCCCGGCGGGCGGAGGCCCTTCCTTGGCCCGAGCCCCTTTACTTCGTGGACGGAAGGGAGCGGGAGGAGGCCCTTTTGGCCCAGGGGGAGCGCCTGGCCCTCTTGGGCTGCGTGGCCGCAGGGGTGGTGGCCCACCAGGGGGGGCGGATGGCCCTCCTCTCTTACGCCGTCCGCCGGGTGGGGGTGGGGCTTTCCGAGCCCCTCTGGGTGGGGGAACTCCTCTACGAGCCCGTGGAGGCCCAGGGGGCCGACTACGCCTCCTTGCGGGAGGGTCTCTCCCGGGCCCGGGAGGCCTTGGAGGGGGAGGTGGCCGCGGGGCTTTCCGGGGGGCTTCTCGTGGTGGACGGCCCCGTGCGCCTCCTTCGGCCGGGCCCCCTTCTCGGCTACATCAAGACCCACTGGGCCCGCTACCTGCCCGGGCCAGAGGAAGCCCTCCTCTACGCCCTCAGGCCGGGGGAGCGCACCCCCGCCTTCCGGGTCCGGCGCAAGGGGATGGAGCTGGCCAGCTGGTACCTGCGCCTTCCCCTTCCCCCTGAGGGCCTACGCCCGCCCCAGGCGGGGCTCCTCCGGGTAGAGACCCCCCTTTCCGGGCCCTTCTCGGAACTTGCGGACCTCTCCTTAAGCCTCTTTCCCCTCCTGGCCTCCCACCCCATGAAGGACCCCCGGGCCCCCCAGAACCTCGTCCCCGTGGGGGCTTTGGAGCGGGAGCTCGCCCGAAGGATGGGAAGCCCGGAGGTGGTGGGCCGGCTTCTGGCCAAGCACCTGGGAGGTGGGTAGTGGAAAGGATCGGCGTGGTCCTCGGCAGGCGGGAGGCCACCCCCCTGGAGTTCTGGGTGGGGGTGGAAGGGGAAGGCCTCCTGAGGCTGGACGACCTGGTGGTGGTGGAGGCCTTTCACCCCAAGGTGGGCCAGGTCCGCTACTTCGGGATGGTGGACCACGTGGCCAAGGTCCACGAGGGGGAGGCCTACGATACCGATACCTTTTTGGCGGTGGAGGGGCGGATCCCCGTGAGCCTGGCCTACGTGGCCCACGTGAGCGTGACCCGGATCCTCCCCGAGGAGTTCCTCCCCCCAGACCCCGGTTCCCCCGTCCGTTTGGCCCAGGGGGAGGAGCTGGAGCTTGCCCTTTACTACGAGGCCATGCGGAATCAAAGGGGGAGCACCAAGCTCCCTGCGGGGCTTTTGAAGAACGGGGAGGTGGCCTACCTGAACCTGGAGTTTTTGAACGGCGTGAAGGGGGGCCACGTGAACATCTCCGGCATCAGCGGGGTGGCGGCCAAGACCAGCTACGCCACCTTCCTCTTGAAAAGCCTCCTGGAAAGTGGCGTCCTCGAGGACGCCCACCAGGCCAAGGTCCTCCTCTTCAACGTCAAGGGGGAAGACCTCTTCTTCCTGGACAAACCCAACGCCCGCCTCACCGAGGAGGCCAGGAGGGCCTACGAAAGGCTTGGCCTCCCCGCCACCCCTTTCCAGAGCGTGGCCTTCCTGGCCCCGCCCAAGAAGGACGGGTACGTGCCCGACCTGGAGACCCGCCTCGAGGGGGTAAGGGCCTACCACTGGGACCTGGTCCAGTTCTGCCAAAGGGGCCTCCTCCCCTTCCTCTTCGCCGACCGGGGCTTCATGACCAACCTGGGCTTTCTGGTCCAGCACCTCACGGAAAAGCTCCGGCGCCTCGCCGAGGGGCAAAAGGGCCCCCAGCTTCTGGTGGAGGACTGGCCCGGGGAGGACCTTCCCGCGGAGGTGAGCTTTGAGAGCCTGGGGAAGGTGCGCCTGAAGAGCTTCGCCGACCTGGTGCGCTACCTGGAGTACAAGCTCCTGGGCCCCGAGGCCGGGGAGGGGGAGGGGGACAGGGCCTGGACCGCCCGCCAGGCCAAAGGGACCCTCGAGGCCTTCCTAAGGCGGCTGCGCTCCAGCGTGGAGAACGTGGCCCACCTCGTCCGGGGGGACCGGCCCGGAAACCCCCCGGACCCCTTGAAGGGAGAGCAGGTCCACGTGGTGGACCTGGCCAAGCTCTCCCCCCAGGCCCAGATGTTCGTGGTGGGGAGCCTCCTCAAGGACCTCTTTGAGAGGAAGGAGCGGGGCCAGTACCGGGGACGGGTCTTCATCGTGTTGGACGAGCTCAACAAGTATGCCCCGAGGGAGGAGGAGAGCCCCATCAAGGACGTCCTCCTGGACATCGCCGAGAGGGGGCGCTCCTTAGGGGTCATCCTCATCGGGGCCCAGCAGACGGCGAGCGAGGTGGAAAGGCGGGTGGTGGGGAACGCCGCCATCCGGGTGGTGGGCCGCCTGGACGCCGCCGAGGCCGAGCGCCCCGAGTACCGCTACCTCCCCGCCTCCTTCCGCCAGCGGGCCCTCATCCTCCCGCAAGGGGCGGTGATCCTCCACCAGCCCGAGATCCCCGTTCCCCTCC
The sequence above is drawn from the Thermus islandicus DSM 21543 genome and encodes:
- a CDS encoding DNA double-strand break repair nuclease NurA; this translates as MWRLLALRPSWPSPEAEGPAPSDPEGFRPLEAPWEARRAEALPWPEPLYFVDGREREEALLAQGERLALLGCVAAGVVAHQGGRMALLSYAVRRVGVGLSEPLWVGELLYEPVEAQGADYASLREGLSRAREALEGEVAAGLSGGLLVVDGPVRLLRPGPLLGYIKTHWARYLPGPEEALLYALRPGERTPAFRVRRKGMELASWYLRLPLPPEGLRPPQAGLLRVETPLSGPFSELADLSLSLFPLLASHPMKDPRAPQNLVPVGALERELARRMGSPEVVGRLLAKHLGGG
- a CDS encoding ATP-binding protein, with the translated sequence MERIGVVLGRREATPLEFWVGVEGEGLLRLDDLVVVEAFHPKVGQVRYFGMVDHVAKVHEGEAYDTDTFLAVEGRIPVSLAYVAHVSVTRILPEEFLPPDPGSPVRLAQGEELELALYYEAMRNQRGSTKLPAGLLKNGEVAYLNLEFLNGVKGGHVNISGISGVAAKTSYATFLLKSLLESGVLEDAHQAKVLLFNVKGEDLFFLDKPNARLTEEARRAYERLGLPATPFQSVAFLAPPKKDGYVPDLETRLEGVRAYHWDLVQFCQRGLLPFLFADRGFMTNLGFLVQHLTEKLRRLAEGQKGPQLLVEDWPGEDLPAEVSFESLGKVRLKSFADLVRYLEYKLLGPEAGEGEGDRAWTARQAKGTLEAFLRRLRSSVENVAHLVRGDRPGNPPDPLKGEQVHVVDLAKLSPQAQMFVVGSLLKDLFERKERGQYRGRVFIVLDELNKYAPREEESPIKDVLLDIAERGRSLGVILIGAQQTASEVERRVVGNAAIRVVGRLDAAEAERPEYRYLPASFRQRALILPQGAVILHQPEIPVPLLVRFPFPAWATKREEVREDNSAEALRRELLG
- a CDS encoding NAD-dependent malic enzyme, coding for MPVSRYYDVRRDERGERYLLPFVTGFLLLRLPLLNKGTAFTEEERKVLGLEGLLPPHVSTLEEQKERVYRRYRLIQHPLEKHIYLRHLQDRNEVLFYALLVDHLEEMLPILYTPTVGEAVREFSHIYRYPRGFTASTKNIDRIDEALQNVPLEEVRLIVATDSSAILGLGDQGYGGMAISIGKLTLYTAVGGVGPDKTLPVELDVGTDREDLLQDPLYLGVRHKRLRGEAYFQFLDRFVEAVRRRYPKALLQWEDFSKETAFQVLERYRKVLPSFNDDIQGTGAVALAGVLSACRLKGERLRDQVVVVYGAGAGGIGVAWALVEGMRREGLSEEEARARVLVLDSRGLLVEGRGMEAYKRPFAQREERLSGWRFAGEYPGLLETIRNARATVLLGLSGQGGSFTEPVVRAMLENTPRPVIFPLSNPTSATEALPDDLVYWTEGRALVAAGSPFPPVGFKGRTIPVGQGNNAFVFPGLGLGAVLARAREVTDGMVLEAAYALYDLTRERFPELLYPPVAHLREVSPYVAARVMRKALEEGVAEEERIQGLDLEGLLAFVQSRFWEPKYLPYRPAPVS